The following are encoded together in the Brassica napus cultivar Da-Ae chromosome A9, Da-Ae, whole genome shotgun sequence genome:
- the LOC106350850 gene encoding uncharacterized protein LOC106350850 produces MSIGCLYCFKVICFMKKHIKKEDIKPLKAEGLTKVGEKDANNSVEKKKPETCKEPVYRLIECSSRVGSSNMEEYESEGFYVGVSSSPMTNDFNKVKTFDFREVAKATAK; encoded by the coding sequence ATGTCTATAGGATGTCTTTATTGTTTCAAAGTCATATGTTTcatgaagaaacacatcaagaaAGAAGACATTAAACCCCTGAAAGCAGAAGGTTTGACAAAGGTTGGAGAAAAAGATGCAAACAACAGCGTGGAGAAGAAAAAACCAGAGACATGCAAGGAACCTGTGTACCGCCTTATAGAATGTAGCTCACGTGTAGGTAGCAGTAACATGGAAGAGTACGAGTCTGAAGGTTTTTATGTAGGTGTCTCTTCTTCACCAATGACTAATGATTTCAACAAAGTGAAGACCTTTGATTTTCGTGAAGTCGCAAAAGCCACggcaaaatga
- the LOC106350852 gene encoding uncharacterized protein LOC106350852, with product MKKFLKQFGFGYDVIHVCKNDCILYRKEFEDAVSCPRCSESRWEKDKQTGEEKKGIPVKVLRYFPIKDRFRRMFRSKRLAEDLCWHSTNASEDGTMRHPVDSLTWAQINNKWPEFAAEARNLRLGISTDGMNPFSIQNTKHSTWPVLLVNYNMAPTKCMRSENIMLTMLIPGPTAPSNNIDVYLQPLIEDLHDLWTEGMEVYDSFKKESFTLRAMLMWSITDYPGLGTLAGCKVKGKQACNVCGKGTPHRWLKFSRKHVYMENWKRLRPSHPYRRRKGWFDNTVEVGTANRIQSGCDIFDSLKDFKNDFGKPLPKKSKRKRIEGGEDDVLSADDREEDDDLWRWKKKSIFFDLPYWKDMPVRHNIDVMHVEKNVSDALLSILMHSAKSKDGLKARKDLEEMGIRSNLHTQARGKKTYLPPAAYWLSKEEKRKFCRRLSNFRGPDGYCANIANCVSLDPPSIGGMKSHDHHVLMQNLLPVALRGLLPKGPRIAVTRICNFFNRICQRILDPEMLLALETEIVETMCQLERFFPPALFDIMFHLPLHLAREARLGGPVHFRWMYPFERYMKTLKAYVKNFARPEACMAEGYLAGECLAFCMEFLQKK from the exons ATGAAGAAATTTCTGAAACAGTTTGGTTTTGGGTATGATGTCATCCACGTATGCAAGAATGACTGCATTTTGTATAGAAAAGAGTTTGAGGATGCAGTCAGCTGTCCAAGATGTAGTGAATCAAGATGGGAGAAGGATAAGCAGACTGGTGAGGAGAAGAAAGGGATTCCTGTTAAGGTGCTTAGGTATTTTCCGATTAAAGACAGGTTCAGGAGAATGTTTAGATCAAAGCGGTTGGCAGAGGACTTGTGTTGGCACTCCACTAATGCTTCTGAAGATGGAACTATGCGTCATCCAGTAGATTCATTGACTTGGGCTCAGATAAACAACAAATGGCCAGAGTTCGCTGCTGAAGCAAGAAACCTAAGACTAGGAATTTCAACAGATGGCATGAATCCGTTCTCTATCCAGAACACGAAGCATAGCACATGGCCTGTTCTATTAGTCAACTACAATATGGCTCCGACAAAGTGTATGAGGTCCGAGAACATCATGTTGACAATGTTGATACCTGGTCCAACCGCACCTAGCAACAACATTGATGTATATCTACAGCCATTGATAGAGGACTTGCATGATTTGTGGACAGAAGGTATGGAAGTTTATGATTCGTTTAAGAAGGAGAGTTTTACACTTAGAGCTATGTTGATGTGGAGTATCACCGACTATCCTGGTTTAGGCACATTAGCTGGGTGTAAAGTGAAAGGGAAGCAAGCGTGTAATGTCTGCGGGAAGGGTACACCTCATAGGTGGCTAAAGTTTAGTCGCAAACATGTTTACATGGAGAACTGGAAGCGGCTCAGGCCTAGTCATCCTTATAGAAGAAGGAAAGGATGGTTTGACAATACAGTGGAGGTTGGTACTGCAAATAGGATTCAGAGTGGCTGCGATATATTTGACAGTCTTAAGGACTTTAAAAACGATTTTGGGAAACCTTTACCTAAGAAGAGTAAGCGGAAAAGGATAGAAGGAGGTGAAGATGATGTTCTTTCAGCTGACGACcgtgaggaagatgatgatctgTGGCGGTggaagaaaaaatctattttctttGACTTACCTTATTGGAAG GATATGCCTGTGAGGCATAACATCGACGTCATGCACGTCGAGAAGAACGTGTCTGATGCGTTGTTGTCTATACTGATGCATAGTGCGAAATCTAAGGATGGACTGAAAGCAAGAAAGGATTTAGAAGAGATGGGTATTAGAAGCAACTTACATACACAAGCTAGGGGGAAGAAAACTTACTTGCCTCCAGCTGCGTATTGGCTTTCaaaggaagagaaaagaaagtTCTGCCGAAGGTTATCCAACTTCAGAGGCCCTGATGGATACTGTGCCAATATAGCTAACTGTGTCTCACTGGATCCTCCTTCTATTGGCGGCATGAAGTCACATGATCATCATGTTCTTATGCAGAATCTCTTACCAGTAGCGTTGAGAGGTTTACTTCCAAAAGGACCTCGGATAGCAGTGACTCGCATATGCAATTTCTTCAACAGAATCTGCCAACGCATTCTTGATCCAGAGATGCTACTTGCACTAGAAACAGAGATCGTGGAGACAATGTGCCAGCTAGAGAGATTCTTCCCACCTGCATTATTTGATATCATGTTTCACCTTCCACTGCATCTGGCAAGAGAAGCACGCTTAGGTGGCCCTGTCCACTTCAGGTGGATGTACCCATTCGAGAG GTATATGAAGACACTTAAGGCATATGTGAAGAATTTCGCAAGACCTGAAGCTTGTATGGCTGAGGGATATCTTGCTGGTGAATGCCTCGCATTTTGTATGGAGTTCTTGCAAAAGAAGTAA
- the LOC106350851 gene encoding lysosomal Pro-X carboxypeptidase-like: MGCEGVKQTELQLFPTSKRKVRDACNVLILILHQFYGESTPFGKKSHKTAEILGYLNSQQALADYAIMIRSLKQNLSSEASPVVVFGGSYGGTWFRLKYPHIAIGALASSAPILQFDNIVPLTSFYDAISQDFKDASVKCFKVIKRSWEELDAVSNMKHGLPELKMVMTLSCSNKSMFPPYENDFEKIEEQFMSRFGVKPRPHWITTEFGGKGAHHAYGSQGSYERRPGVVKRAEEARGGHYRKVDQ, encoded by the exons ATGGGATGTGAAGGCGTGAAGCAGACAGAGCTACAGTTATTTCCAACCTCCAAAAGGAAAGTGAGAGATGCTTGTAATGTACTTATTCTGATTCTT CACCAGTTCTATGGAGAATCAACACCATTTGGTAAGAAGTCGCATAAGACGGCTGAGATATTGGGTTACCTGAACTCTCAGCAGGCGTTGGCTGATTATGCAATCATGATTAGAAGCTTGAAGCAGAATTTATCGTCCGAGGCATCACCTGTGGTTGTATTTGGTGGCTCGTATGGTGGAA CGTGGTTCAGGCTCAAGTATCCCCACATAGCAATCGGAGCATTAGCATCCTCTGCTCCAATTCTTCAATTCGATAATATTGTGCCATTAACAAGCTTCTATGATGCAATATCTCAGGATTTTAAG GATGCGAGTGTTAAATGTTTCAAAGTCATAAAGAGAAGCTGGGAAGAGCTAGATGCAGTTTCCAACATGAAGCATGGCTTGCCAGAACTCA AGATGGTGATGACATTGAGCTGCTCAAACAAGAGCATGTTCCCACCGTACGAAAATGACTTTGAGAAAATTGAAGAACAGTTCATGAGTAGATTCGGAGTCAAGCCTCGACCACATTGGATCACCACAGAGTTTGGTGGGAAGG GTGCGCACCATGCGTATGGATCTCAGGGCAGCTACGAAAGGCGACCCGGAGTGGTTAAAAGAGCAGAGGAAGCAAGAGGTGGCCATTATAGAAAAGTGGATCAGTGA
- the LOC106349168 gene encoding F-box/kelch-repeat protein SKIP25-like — protein MKKIKYENTEREAILKRPASMATAAAARSTPAKQIALIDGLPDHISEICLSLVSRPSLLAAVCTRWRRLVYSPEFPPFSSLYALFVASSSDPTPGLRRVNSAIRLMCFDPVSSKWDPLPPPPPELPLNRIIYRHPSYISFNLPIQCVSASGKLVIIAGSNQELSPAISHPLIFDPISSAWTSGPPIGSPRRWCATGACGGVIYIASGVSSQFSSTVAKSIEKLDLTDHNRSNWEKLREMRDLRFSREAIDAVGWRRKLLMVNVKGDAVKEGAIYDVVNDDWEAMPEEMVAGWRGPVAAMEEETLYSVDEKKGTVRIYDAEKTEWREVRVVEGGEELLKGAQQITAVAGKLCIITVDGRIVMVDVMTEPAKIWTVEKPQGLEPVSVHVLPRMSRPDFADV, from the coding sequence atgaagaaaattaaatatgaaaacacAGAGAGAGAAGCGATACTGAAACGGCCTGCATCAATGGCTACCGCCGCCGCCGCACGATCAACGCCGGCGAAGCAAATCGCCTTAATTGACGGACTTCCCGACCACATATCGGAGATCTGCCTTTCCCTCGTATCCCGTCCGTCGCTACTTGCCGCCGTTTGTACACGGTGGCGCCGCCTCGTATACTCTCCCGAGTTCCCACCGTTCTCGTCTCTCTACGCGCTTTTCGTCGCCTCGAGCTCGGATCCGACTCCGGGTCTCCGTCGGGTTAACTCAGCAATCCGGTTAATGTGTTTCGACCCGGTTTCTTCCAAATGGGATCCGCTCCCTCCTCCTCCGCCTGAACTACCTCTTAACCGGATTATCTACCGTCATCCGTCGTATATCTCCTTTAATTTACCGATTCAGTGCGTTTCCGCCTCCGGAAAACTTGTTATCATCGCCGGGAGTAACCAAGAActctctccggcgatctctcacCCTCTAATTTTCGATCCGATCTCTTCTGCATGGACCTCCGGGCCGCCGATAGGATCGCCGAGACGGTGGTGCGCAACCGGAGCTTGCGGCGGAGTTATCTACATCGCTAGTGGTGTGAGTTCGCAATTCTCGTCAACCGTCGCGAAATCGATCGAGAAACTCGATCTCACGGATCATAACCGCAGTAACTGGGAGAAACTGAGGGAGATGAGAGACTTACGGTTTAGCCGTGAAGCCATTGACGCAGTTGGATGGAGAAGGAAGCTCTTAATGGTGAATGTAAAAGGCGACGCAGTTAAAGAAGGAGCTATTTACGACGTCGTTAATGACGATTGGGAAGCCATGCCGGAGGAAATGGTGGCGGGATGGAGAGGTCCGGTGGCGGCGATGGAGGAGGAGACGCTTTATTCAGTTGATGAAAAGAAAGGAACAGTGAGGATATACGATGCCGAGAAGACAGAGTGGAGAGAAGTAAGGGTGGTGGAAGGTGGTGAAGAGTTGCTTAAAGGAGCTCAGCAAATAACGGCGGTAGCCGGAAAGCTTTGTATTATTACCGTTGACGGAAGAATTGTAATGGTGGATGTTATGACGGAGCCGGCGAAGATTTGGACCGTGGAAAAACCTCAAGGGCTTGAACCGGTTTCGGTTCATGTATTACCAAGGATGAGCCGACCGGATTTTGCTGACGTATAA